In Salvelinus fontinalis isolate EN_2023a unplaced genomic scaffold, ASM2944872v1 scaffold_0454, whole genome shotgun sequence, the sequence gtatggtagtaggttccaggctcatcgatttgtgtcaagaactgcaaagttgCTGGGTTTTCCACCATCCAAACAGTggtggtcagtgccgtttaagatgaggcagGACGATTTGTTTATTCaaggccttatttctattacagcatattagatgactgtcattcatattccattcaccctgttcaatgtaacagcgataggtttaggctactacatgatactaacatTTCCCCTATACCCATCATAAGGTTGCTACAACCCCACCTATGAATGAATGTTTAGAATGTAGGttcacacaggtcgagagaaacacttgaggtgacagacagtgacacatggacagacacattcaatactgccttgcacactctcgcctgcatctagctgaaatAGAGATTCTATTGGAcatattcaggtatgtttatcccggttttgttctgtttaagaaacgtttgtCAACAGAATCGGCTGAATGAATTCACCCCTGATGacgcgtaaacacagttcactttcacgACTGCCACGTTGTATTTCCTCTCACGTCAATtcgctcaccttttcccttcgcttgtggatgtcaatgcacaacacatcagctgtaggTGACCAggagaaaaaacctttccaaaccAGACCATTtcataactgctacacacagcatCGTTACAATCATGaaagagctcctctgtggagatgctaCATGTTTCATCATTAATGCTACAGTCCTCCAACAAAGGGTGTCATATGAATCTTTACCATTCTCTCTGGAATAGGAGTAGTATTTTTCCTCgactcacattgactctgtaccggtaatacctgtatacagcctcgctactgttattttaccgctgctctttaattatttatttgtattttctacttaacacttattgttcttaaaactgcattgttggttttaagggcttgtaagtaagcattccactgtaaggttGACACTTAAAAAattgttttatttgtattttgaTTTCATTCATACATTTCTTACATGAATTTATTAATATAGAAAATATAAATATTGAAAATATAAATGTTtcgattttttatatatattgttgaacataatatactTTAAGGGTATATTAGTTCCAGGATCTCTGCTAGTGTTAAAGTTATGGGCAATTTAATACAGAGAAATTAGCATAGTAGGACATGTAACTTAAGGTTACCTAACGTAACCTCTGTTCTATGATATTATAAGCCTCGTTAGGGGCGGAGTCTAGGGAGATCCAATCAAACAACATCTGTCAAGCAACAGCTAATAGCAGATGACTCCACTTCCTATATAAGGGCCATAGTCTCTCCCGTCTTCACATCTAAGTACGTTTGTCTTCCATGTGTGAAAGGTAACCTAGTCAACTACCAACTACCACAGAGCTCATATACTCTCTGATGCCAAGTCTAGACAGGATCATCCCTCAGAGGTCCCCACTCTACTCATAGTATGTGTAGTGATGTCCAGTCAGTAGAACCTCATGAAGGTACATCACCACAACATGCTGCATTACAGATCTCTTGAACAGAGATGCCTTTGAACAATGCCTATGTTGTAGCCATACCTCTGGTGGATTGAGACATCAAGCCCTCCGGAGGTGTCAGATACTTGCTACTATAGAACCTCATGAAGgtattcttttatttattttttatttcacctttatttaaccaggtaggccagttgagaacaagttctcatttacaactgcaacctggccaagataaagcaaagcagtgcgacaatgggttcaggtctggagaatgGCTAGGCAGTcatgcagtcgtcctgtcccctttgcagaaaagcatccccaaagaatgatgtttccacctccatgcttcacagttgggatggtgttcttggggttgtactcatccttcttcttcctccaaaaacggcgagtggagtttagaccaaaaagctctatttttgtctcatcagaccacatgaccttctcccattcctcctctggatcatccagatggtcattggcaaacttcagacgggcctggacatgcgctggcttgagcaggaggaccttgcgtgcgctgcaggattttaatccataacggcatagtgtgttactaatggttttctttgagactgtggtcccagctctcttcaggtcatgccgtgtagttctgggctgatccctcaccttcctcgtgatcattgatgccccacgaggtgagatcttgcatggagccccagaccgagggtgattgaccgtcatcttgaacttcttccattttctaataattgcgccaacagttgttgccttctcaccaagctgcttgcctattgtcctgtagcctatctcagccttgtgcaggtctaaaattttatccctgatgtccttacacagctctctggtcttggccattgtggagaggttggagtctgtttgattgagtgtgtatacaggtgtcttttatacaggtaacgagttcaaacaggtgcagttaatacgggtaatgagtggagaacaggagggcttccaggtctgtgagagccggaattcttactggttggtaggtgatcaaatacttatgtcatgcaataaaatgcaaattattacttaaaaatcatacaatgtgattttctggatttttgttttagattccgtctctcacagttgaagtgtagctATGATAaatattacagacctctacatgctttgtaagtaggaaaacctgcaaaatcggtagTGTATCAAAttcttgttctccccactgtatatatatagtaccagtatactgtatatatatagtaccagtcaaaagtttggacacaactactcattgcagggtttttctttatttgaacttttttctacattgccaagagtgtgcaaagctgtcatcaaggcaaagggtggctactttgaagaatctcaaacataaaacaGATTTagattagtttaacacttttttggttactacatgattccatatatgttatttcatagttttgatgtcttcactattattctacaatgcagaaaatagtaaaaataatgaaaatctctggaatgagtaggtgtgtccaaacttttgactggtactgtatatacagtgggggaaacaagtatttgacacactaccgattttgcaggttttcctacttacaaagcatgtagagttcTGTAATTTTTGTGTATTATCTCATGTTGGTTGAGGTTGCTTTCTGGTTAAAACTCCTTCCACATTGGGAGCAGTgttaaggcttctcccctgtgtgtattctctcatgtttctTCAGATCACCTGACCggctgaaacactttccacactgggagcagtggtaaggcttctcccctgtgtgaattATCTGATGAGCTTTCAGGTGTCCTTTCAGATTAAAACTCCTTCCACACTGCGAACAGtgataaggcttctcccctgtgtgtattctctcatgttttttCAGATGTCCTGACcggttgaaacactttccacactgtgagcagtggtaaggcttctcaacTGTGTgcattctctcatgttgtttcaagttccctaactggttaaaacacttgccacactgggagcagtggtaaggcttctcccctgtgtgtattatctcatgCCGTTTCAGATACCCTGACtggttgaaacactttccacactgggagcaatggtaatgcttctcccctgtgtgtattctcccaTGTCGATACAGGTCACCTAACcagttaaaactctttccacactgggagcagtggtaaggcttctcccctgtgtgtattctctcatgttgtttaaGGTCCCATAACCGGTTACAACACTTTCCACAGTGGGAGCACTGGTGTTGTCTTGCTGGTTTGGACGtccctggctctggttcctcAGAGTCTGGTCTTTCTCCTTGCCAAAGACAGTGTGTTTTTAAAATAGAGACCCGAATGAAATCTCCACATGATAAAACGGCCTTGCTACGAGGGTAAATCTTATTCAGATCTCTCAATAACCCGAGGCCAGTTTTAACAATCTTTGTGTGACTTTAAAACAAATGTAGAGTTTCCTGATAATTACTGATATGTTTACATTACAAGTCAAAACACAAAAAACTAAACAGTTCTAGGACACTGAAGACACAGACGTCGCTGGATTCCAATCGAGCAGATGGTTCTAAATATATAACTTTCATAGCTGTATGAATCAGAATGCGACCTACACACTTCCTTAAACATAAAATAAGTAAAGAAGTCATTTTGTGTGGAAGTCTAAAACTTGTTTTTACGTCGATAGGGTTCGACatatgctgtttaaatggcccaattTCTTATTTAGACGCTCACAGATGTTCCTAAAACTGATAGTAACTacaataaacaaaaatataattgcaacatgtaaagtgttggatgtttcatgagctgaaaaaaagcaTCCCTGTTGGTGAACATTTATTctttgccaagaaaatccatcctcctgacaggtgtgggatatcaagaagctgactgAACAGCATGaatattacacaggtgcaccttgtgctggggagaataaaaggccactctaaaatgtgcagttttatcacaacacaatgccacagatgtctcaagttgagggagcgtgcaattggcatgctgactgcaggaatatccactggagctgttaccagataattgaatgttaaattCTCTACCAGAAGCCGCcttcaatgtcattttagagaatttggcagtacatccaactggcctcacaaccacacaccacatataacgacgccagcccaggacctccacatcgtctgagaccagccacccgagtTGTATTTCTCTTtgtaatgaagcccttttgtggggaaaacctcattctgattggctgggcctggctccgcaATGGGTGGGCGTATGCCCTTCAGGGCCCACCAATGGCTGCGCCCCTGGCCAGTCATGTAAAgtgcatagattagggcctaatttatttatttgcaatgactgacttatatgaactgtaaatcgttgaaattgttgtttatattttggttaggtatacacacacagtgcattcggtaagtattcagaccccttcaccttttccaaatgttgttacatttcagcattattctaaaattgattaaattgttttcccccttgtcaatctaaactcagcaaaaaaaagaaatgtcctctcactgtcaactgcgtttattttcaccaaacttaacatgtgtaaatatttgttggAAAATAAcacgattcaacaactgagacataaactgaacaagttccacagacatgtgactaactgaaatggaataatgtgtccctgaacaaagggggggagggTCATAATTAACAGTcagagtaacagtcagtatctggtgtggccaccagttgcattaagtactgcaggaacactgacattccggtctagcaggaaatcacgcacagaaggagcagtatggctggtggcattgacaTGCTGGAGGGtcgtgtcaggatgagcctgcaggaagggtaccacatgagggaggaggatgtcttccctgtaacacacagcgttgagattgcctgcaatgacaacaagctcagtctgatgatgctgtgacacaccgccccagaccatgactgccccttcacctccaaatcaatcccgctccagagcacaggctcattccttcgacgataaacgcgaatccgaccatcacccctggagaCAAAACCCCgacatgtcagtgaagagcactttttgccagtcctgtttggtccagtgacggtgggctTGTGCCCagaggcaacgttgttgccggtgatgtctggtgaggacctgcctttcaacaggcctataagccctcagtccagcctctctcagtctattgacagtcTGAGCAccaatggagggattgtgcatttctGGTGTAACTtggacagttgttgttgccaccctgtacctgtaggtgtgatgtttggatataccgatcctgtgcaggtgttgttacacgtggtctgccactgcgaggacgataagctgtccgtcctgtctccctgtagcgctgtcttaggcgtctcacagtacggatatgGCAATttcttgccctggccacatctgcagtcctcatgcctccttgcagcatgcctaaggcacgttcacggagatgagcagggaccctgggcatctttcttttggtgtttccagagtcagtagaaaggcctctttagagtCCTAAGTTTCATTAACTgtaaccttaattgcctaccgtctgcaaGCTgtttgtcttaacgaccgttccacaggtgcatgttcattaatcgtttatggttcattgaacaagcatgggaaacagggtttcaaccctttacaatgaagatctgtgacgttatttggatttttacgaataatCTTTGAAAgaaagggtcctgaaaaagatccgtacatttttttgctgagtttattttgtATATGTTGATAAGTGTTTTTTTCTCAGACATAAATAAACAACTCCAGGTGAAAGACAAAGGCCAAAGCtgtaataaaataacaaattaaCTGGCAAAGCAGCAGAGCGAGGCCCGCATCCAGCAACGTCACGAATCACGTTTTGCAGCTGTTTCagtacagcactacagggagagggAAATAATCCACTGGACTAGTTTCAATATATGGGATCACTGAGGAGTTTCTGGATTTTGGTTAAACTTCTCCTTTAAAGCATCAGACTCCATAGTAATTCATCATTAgaagctacagtcctcctttaatgcagctggtggccacaccagatactgacttactttttATTTCCTCCTTTAATAaccttttagggatagggggcattttcacgttcggatgaaaagcgtgcccagagtaaacttcctgctactcaggcccagaagctaatatatgcatattattattatgcaTATTGGATAGAAACACGCTGAaatttctaaaacggtttgaatgatggctgtgagtataacataactcatatggcaggcgaaaacctaagaaaaatccaaccaggaagtgggaaatctccCTCCCAGTCAGACCTATTTGCCATCTTTTTTTTTGCCTCCCTCTacaccaggtattcccaaactggggcacgccaaataaaaatgtgattcacattaccaaacagtccatttatattttccaacggggctatacatttgggtgaggtttttttctcacctgagtagcctcgtttccctgccaaaaatcaaattaaaccatctagggttcaacgaaataacaacacaatgtcaaatacaggtagcctaatcAAAcatttaacatccaatcacattaaccgttactctcttgcgggaattccactaacggtccatatgtagccaaacgtagctgctgctgatgttggtatctgtactgatggagcaAATGCCATGGCAGGgaaacatagtggagtggtaacgcgcgtgcaagaagttgctcccgacgccacttgggtacactgcagaatccaccgagaggctcttgctgccaagggaataccTGACTGCTTGAtagatgttttggacactacagtgaaaatggttaacttctacttcatcacaatcccggatccgggagcacccccatcagtaaaaaagctgactagcatagcctagcatagcgtcacaagtaaatactagcatctaaatatcattaaatcacaagtccaagacaccagatgaaagatatacatcttgtgaatccagccatcatttctgatttttaaaatgttttacagggaagacacaatatgtatttctattagctaaccacgatagcaaaagacaacttttttcccccaccatttttttcctgcataggtagctatcacaatttcgaccaaataaagatagtcactaaccaagaaacaactacatcagatgacagtctgataacatatttattgtatagcatatgttttgttagaaaaatttgcatatttcaggtataaatcatagttttacattgcagccaccatcacaactctcaccaaagcaactagaataactacagagaccaacgtgaattacctaaatactcatcataaaacatttatgaaaaatacacagcgtacagcgaatgaaagacaaagatcttgtgaatccagccaatatttcagattttttaagtgttttacagcggaaacacaatatagcattatattagcttactacaatagccaaccacacaacagcattgattcaagccaacaatagcgataacgaataaaccagcaaagatatacattttttcactaaccttctcaaacttcttcagatggcagtcctataacatcatattacacaatacatacagtttgttcgaaaatgtgcatatttaggggcacaaatcatggttatacaatgagaatagaagccaagctgccaacaaaatgttgggagaaatcttgggagaggcacctaatctaatcattaactaatcataaccttgactaaaaaaatacaggttggacagcaaatgaaagatacattagttcttaatgcaaccgctgtgttagattttttaaattaacgttactacgacatacagcgtgcgttaaagcgagaccgcaccgaaattaatggcggaataggagttttacatttttcaacagaacaacgaattaacatcataaatagttcttactttttgatgagctttcatcagaatcttgggcaagttgtcctttgtccaaaagaatcgttgctcggttgtagattgtcgccttcaactttggaattagcagtaaacattagccatgtggcccagacgtgcccaactcactagaacgcagcacaaagaaatatccgaaaatcgcaatatactgatataaactgatataacttggtttaaaataacaacattaggatgtctttaacacctatatcgaataaaatcagagcccgatatatctaaggcctataacggtagCTTTCCAGAAcaccatcctgaggtctgtcttgcgtcatggcgaatgttgaaaagactgcacgCCACGTTCCAAAACCCTTTATATgccctcagatctgcctagcaacaccattccaattctcactatttgctgacatctaggggaaggcgtatgcagtgcatctcgaccaatagaagacatgcaaattaataaactgaccccagaacagcctgtctgatttcagatttctcacttcctcacaggaaaattgctccaactgagttctgttttactcacagatataattcaaacggttttagaaactagagagagttttctatccaatagtaataataatatgcatattgtacgagcaagaattgagtacgaggcagtttaatttaggAACGAAATTtttaaagtgaaaacagcaccccctattgagaaacgGTTAACTGAACTCCCGTGTATTTTCTGCAcgatgcaatgatatgggcagcgaccatgtagcGCTTTTACAAAATACAGAAgcgcgctggttatcaaggggcaaagtatagacatgtttgaaatacagacacagactgtgtggaaaattattttagactgagactctctccaatacaacattgcagagttatgtgcatcctttcaagcacacccttctcattaacctgtggtgagttatttacAAATTTCAAAGAACAAATAAGGTTTAATATGTAAGattgttaaataaagagcaaaatcatttattattattatattagttgTGCGCTGGTGCTATAAGAACTCTTATAGGAAGAGCTGGGTtttgacaaactcacactcattcttatgtttaataaatgtatcatatagtgtgtgtgtgaccggcTTACAATGATGTAAAATAAAACacttgagagtgcgctgaccctggtgctagagggggtacagctggaggttgaatgtttaaaGGGGTACGGAACTATAAAacatttgggaaccactgctctacaccATACCATTTTTCTATTCCTCATCAAACCAcgtggatttaacagtttttacagtcattttcttatcgggttcatgcttattagtaactgggataagcattttcaaatgtgtcaagggcagcgtctggttgctcatcattacacaccacggaccaacaaatattatttacatcaaaaatataggaatcactacaaaacgtattgtatgacctcttttacacaatattaggcccagcctttggaactgtggttttcctagatatggctactaaattgtgatcactacatccgatgaaTCTGGAAACTGCTTTAAAAcacatttctgcaacattagtaaagatatgatcaaaatatgttgatgatttaatttctgtactgtttgtaactaccctggtaggtttaTTGATAACCTGAACTAGGTTGACGGCACTGGTTATAGTTcgaagctttctcttgagtgggcagcctgatcaCAGCTTTCCTCCAGTATTAGTTAATTCATTAACAGTGTCTTGAGTTTAGTTTGCCTGTTCAacagtcttgtaaagataggggggttgactgggacagGCAATGTAACATCCATGTTTTAAGGAAAAGTTTTTGTAAAACAAGCATCTTACATTGGATCATCTTTTAACTTTCTCTCTAAagctaactttcatcaaggtttaatatggtctattggtttctctcttttcattagcagaatcctttttcagtgttatgatattcataacatccatatccaccagtctatcttcctgtcaactaacagaactctgctggttgtcctggtaacagataccagtgggcagatctattgtatttgttcaaactaaactacagcacttactttgatgagtcaaatctgatcctttcttctcctcctctcacagttccactcagccccgttgttttcctgcagtccaccagcagcacagacaacctcttcatacccagcagtaaggcgctaccgggagaggcacgacacggggactccgggagggaggaagggctagcgttgtcctggtaaccataaagaggggacacagacacatatcattatggatgctgatgtcactgttgtcataaagttatttacagaaactcagcccagaccccgatagagcaagctgtatgctagaccagaccaagctgtaccatctggtgttctgatctggagagactcttctctgcctcgtcagcatcaggatgttgttgaggctccccagaggatccacgatagtcatgtctctctcctgtgtgaatgacaACATCAAACAGATAGTAAACTTATGATCTTCTATTGCAATCAATGGATCTTACAAGAGCTATTAATatgtctaaaaagggcctaaattGGATACATTCattatgttttttgaaaataTTGTTTGTGATGCAAATGTAAAAGGGTCGTTCCATGAAATGGGTGCCTTTTGATACTTCAAATAATAATTATGCACCAATtttgcattttaaaagcctgttatattagatGAAGTGTACTTTAATACAGACAACAAGGATAATTAAATACATCTCATTTAAAAGtcccaaaaatatatatgtatcaaAGGCCGATTGCCCCTTCAGCAATTCCTACAGTACTGAACAATatattcaagtgtagaacttcagtagaatgccCCTTTAAAACCCCACATTAGTTCAAGAACTGCAGTTTTTGCCCCTGGTTTTtagacagtactcactggtgttaatcgGATATTCTGACTCCTCCTGTTTCACTCCCaaaacgtcttcctcctcttttattgagatagcctcctcttcttcttttACTCTAAAAGGTTCCTCCTCTACGTTTAATGTTATGGTATCTTTCTCCCTTTTGATTCTGAAAGCTTCTACCTCCAGACTCGTCCGTACCCTGATGGACAGGCCTTTACGTCTCATAAATCTTAGACACCAAGATGGTCCACCTCTAAAATCCTAGTCTTcaagctcattttctagttcgggccatctgcttttcttccctctgaaagcttttgttgtctttttgcactgagtCAGTTCCTCGCGCTGCTGtctccaacgtcttatcatcgactcattaaggccaagctcccgtgcagcagctctatttccttttccaacagccagatcgatcgcttTCAACTTGAAaactgcatcatatgcatttctccgtgtctctgccatgatgagggtgacaaaatgaataccgtaatcagaatgatgggaagtttgagcgcgctcgatttacgtaacattacggtgctcagttttttggctgcgtgaaagcgggaaaaatccataaattagacgcgtcattgtataagccacgaggttcaaagcgtgggaaaaagtagcggcttatagtccggaaattacggtagaaTTAACGTAATTGTAATTGTGTTCTACACACTAATATTAATATACACAAATGACCACATTTGCTAATTTAACAAGCAAATTAGGTTTTAATGAACTAGTAGATAAGTAAACCGAATTATGTTCAAAACACTAGGAGTAATTTACACAAGATTGGTCTAAAGATCTTCAATGTTTCAGTTTAATGTTCGCTACAAACCACCACGGTTAAATCGGAAGCCTTTTGTCGCTGTTGAAGAAGCCTCctgtcccgtccactagattataagTCACGCAAGTTATAAGTCACGCAAGCAGCATCCCCTGAAAGACTCatatcgccatctgctgactggagtgggtaacgcagattGGAGAAAAAACAACCAGATGTTATGTTTTCTCTTCCTTCTTACAGCCAATACTTTCCTCCAGGGCTGACCTGcccattaggcaggattaggtGACAGATTGAAGAGGGTGGCATATTCCTAGCTAAATTGACCAAGGTTCATCGCTAACACCACATAATAACACCTCACATAATGATGCCCAAATACAATGAAAAATTCTCTCACCCAGTGGCATATGGACTATTTATGTGATTGTTGCTGTTGCCACATGAAGCGGTGTCCACTTTGCAAAAGGTAACATGGACAGATAGGACTCTGCCTGTGTAGAGCTCATGCCCCTTTGCCCTTCCTGTCTCTGAAGTgtccttttgggtggtggtataatttGAATTCATTTTTTGCCAAAGTTATTCTGAACCTACTGCCTGCAAGTTGTCGTTATCTACACCCAAAAAATGTAGatttcaaaagtggtctcctgatgtggtttgaGTTTTGTTGAggacttagaacatccaatgttgttgtttttctattaacagtgtgatttagagagaaaaacagaaaaacagGGACAAATCAGAAACCTGGAAAAACCAGACGGAGAAAATGGAATTaggttaaaaaaagaaaagataaCGGATTTGATACAGACGCTATATATAGATAGAGATGTTATAGGGCCCTAAATATTATATTCAGTTTCTCTCATTACTGGATTATCTAGGGATAGTGTAGAGTAACAGCTGTATCCCGAAGTGACCTTTAACCTCCCTGCTCCTCAATACTTCTTCCACTGGATCAAAGCTTCAGCcaagtaggatacatgatagtggcaacacatggagttgggttggatattgtcatggtaggatacatgatagtagcaacacatggagtagggtttgatatagtcatggtaggatacatgatagtggcaacacatggagttgggttggatatagtcatggtaggatacatgatagtggaaacacatgtagttgggttggatatagtcatggtaggatacatgatagtggcaacacatggagttgggttggatatagtcatggtaggatacatgatagtggcaacacatggagttgggttggatattgtcatggtaggatacatgatagtggcaacacatggagttgggttggatatagtcaagGTAGGATACATTGGGCGgcaagat encodes:
- the LOC129846095 gene encoding zinc finger protein 714-like, coding for MTGQGRSHCKAVLSCGDFIRVSILKTHCLWQGERPDSEEPEPGTSKPARQHQCSHCGKCCNRLWDLKQHERIHTGEKPYHCSQCGKSFNWLGDLYRHGRIHTGEKHYHCSQCGKCFNQSGYLKRHEIIHTGEKPYHCSQCGKCFNQLGNLKQHERMHTVEKPYHCSQCGKCFNRSGHLKKHERIHTGEKPYHCSQCGRSFNLKGHLKAHQIIHTGEKPYHCSQCGKCFSRSGDLKKHERIHTGEKP